Below is a genomic region from Miscanthus floridulus cultivar M001 chromosome 1, ASM1932011v1, whole genome shotgun sequence.
GTAGCAAGCAACAGTCTCAATTATTAGCTATCACTTACTTTGGCTGTTAGATTTGACACAGCTAATTGGAACTTTTCTCTGGTTCTTGAGCCAGCAACATGACCAGCCTTGGCGACCTTGCTAAAAGCACCATTCAGCCAGCTCGTTCCAGCAGACACATACCTGCAAGTTGGAGAAAATACTAGAAGAAATTAGCAATACTCTAAACAAACTCATGGACATAAAGGCTTTAGGTCCTCAAATACGGCGAAGTGTGCAAGTATTCATTAAGGTACAACAGATCCGTTATTAAATTCTAAGCCATATACTtaaatgtatattatttaagcaTTAACAAAAGCGTGAATAAGAAGAGACCTGTTGGTTTTCACAGCAGAGCCTGTATCATTTAGCTTGCGCTCTGCAGCCAGCAAAGCAGCCATTGTTTTATCAGAAACATGCAATCTTTGGTCTACTGATTTCACCTTTTCATTGACAACTGATATCCCATTGTTTATCTTCTCTGAAAGGCCAACACGCTTATCAAAGGAATTGATCCTCGCTGATGCATTAGCCCTCAACTGATGCTTCTCATCAAATGCTTTAGCCTTGTTCACAGCATCTTGTCTCATTGCTGAACCCTTTGCAATCACATTTGTCATGGCATCATGGGCCTTGCTCACATAGACACGGCTATTGGGACTGGTATTGTCCTATACAGCAGGACAAGAGAACTTTTCAATAATGACAACTGCCAGCGTAATACAATATGTATGGAATAATACAAGATAATACACTAATGCACTTCGTATATTtttaaaaagggcgtacccaatgcagagagctcccgctctgtgcggggtctggggaagggtgtcggtggcaagccttaccctcgcctgtgcattgtgaagagaccgcgactcgaacccgggaccttccggtcacaggcggtaagactctaccgcttgcaccaggcccgcccatGGCACTTTGTATATTTTTATGTTCAAAATTTTATTCCTAATAACCCTGTTAATCAATAACTGGTAATTTTTTTACCAGTGGTGGGTAACTTGCAAACATCATAAAACATCCCAAATAGTATACGTGCAGATAGGCTccagtttatttatttattttgccaTGGGGGAGGGTTTTCAGATATGCAGTCAGTATTCAGTTAAAAAACAAGATGCTGCACTCCCTACAACCACCAAAATAAGAGACGTTTTTGCTAACGTTTTCTCACTATGCCCCTGCCCCCTAGTTGATGGGAGGCTCATGATCTAACTACGAGGAAAAatagaagtaaaaaaaaaatgcATTGGGAAATACCTCTGAGGAGTACTCCAATTCTGCATTAGGAGCTGAACTCGTACTTGTCACCTCATGGACCATAAGTTGCTGCATGATTTTCAAAATGGATATCTCAATTAAAAATAAGGACTGATTGCATTTATGTATAATAAATAGCTTAGTAGTGTACCTGTTCAGTAACAGGGATGTAGATGTAATCTTCAGCAGGGTTTATGTTCACAATTTGGTCCACAATTGTTGCTCCCTGGAAAAACAATGGTAGCATGAAATGAAAAAAAATGTAATCAGTGCTTATTTGTTTGACAATACTGCAGATCCATCAAGCAATCATGTTGCGATGCAAAACAGAGAGAAGACACTGTGATGTATTTCACTTAGAACACATACAAACAGTAAGAACTTTTCTCCACTGCAGCAAAggctatttcaaatttgaattgtCACTTGTAGTTGAT
It encodes:
- the LOC136464815 gene encoding binding partner of ACD11 1-like; protein product: MEEMGKRVVRTVRVRNISDLATEREVREFFSFSGEIEHVDIRFDTVASGRTAYVTFKDPKALEIALLLSGATIVDQIVNINPAEDYIYIPVTEQQLMVHEVTSTSSAPNAELEYSSEDNTSPNSRVYVSKAHDAMTNVIAKGSAMRQDAVNKAKAFDEKHQLRANASARINSFDKRVGLSEKINNGISVVNEKVKSVDQRLHVSDKTMAALLAAERKLNDTGSAVKTNRYVSAGTSWLNGAFSKVAKAGHVAGSRTREKFQLAVSNLTAKGPAVVA